The Sulfuriferula thiophila genome window below encodes:
- the phnD gene encoding phosphonate ABC transporter substrate-binding protein — translation MKFNKLILSTLIGASLFSAAGMASARELVMGLIPADNNEEMIKTFEPMRAYLEKKLGQKVKMFTATDYAGVIEAMKKKRVDIAWFGPLSYYLAEQEAGAEAFAVGIREGSNSPTYKSIIVTPCDSGIKSIMDLKGKSVAFVDPASTSGGLMPTYMVKHATGKMPQEFFGKLTYSGSHDAAELAVKNKTVDAAADNDITYPKMLEKGLITKESNCIIAESTPLPGSPLVYRGDLPKKLKADIRDAILNADKEIKVTGYGKISHYVAVGPKDYQAIRDMVKELGLKKEQMK, via the coding sequence ATGAAATTTAACAAACTGATACTTTCAACACTGATCGGCGCTTCATTGTTCAGTGCAGCAGGCATGGCTAGCGCACGTGAGTTGGTGATGGGTCTGATTCCCGCAGATAACAACGAAGAAATGATCAAGACATTTGAGCCAATGCGCGCTTATTTGGAAAAAAAACTTGGTCAAAAAGTAAAAATGTTCACTGCAACTGACTACGCCGGTGTTATCGAGGCAATGAAAAAAAAGCGCGTCGATATAGCTTGGTTTGGCCCGCTCTCTTACTACCTGGCTGAGCAAGAAGCTGGTGCTGAAGCGTTTGCTGTTGGTATCCGTGAAGGTAGCAACTCTCCTACCTATAAAAGCATCATCGTGACCCCTTGTGACAGTGGTATCAAAAGCATCATGGACTTGAAGGGCAAAAGTGTTGCGTTTGTTGATCCAGCCTCAACATCTGGTGGTTTGATGCCAACTTACATGGTGAAGCATGCAACAGGAAAAATGCCACAAGAGTTTTTCGGCAAGCTTACTTACTCAGGCTCACATGACGCAGCTGAGTTGGCCGTTAAGAATAAAACTGTTGATGCGGCAGCTGACAACGACATCACTTATCCCAAGATGTTGGAAAAAGGTCTGATTACCAAGGAAAGCAATTGCATCATTGCTGAGTCAACTCCATTGCCAGGTTCTCCACTGGTGTATCGCGGTGATTTGCCTAAGAAGCTAAAGGCAGATATTCGTGATGCGATTCTGAACGCGGACAAGGAAATCAAGGTTACCGGATACGGCAAGATCAGCCATTACGTTGCGGTGGGTCCTAAGGACTATCAAGCCATACGCGACATGGTTAAAGAGTTGGGTTTGAAAAAAGAACAAATGAAGTAA
- the phnF gene encoding phosphonate metabolism transcriptional regulator PhnF yields the protein MSLYAIDRDTGISLYAQIAEVLERDYVRQGSAGDKLPSEGELAARFGVNRHTLRRAVDELITVGLLERQHGVGIFITDQLLDYRVGKNTRFTQTLTDIGISTDTRVIRKMVAPASVGVARNLSLGTDDHVLWIETLRLAGGVPFCVISHFLPVHPYKELLSEYQDGSLHDLLSTRCGKLHRTESLVTAVLPQGDDAKLLGITQNRPVLRVKSLNVLDADNTPVEYAITRFRADRIQLRITP from the coding sequence ATGAGTCTTTACGCAATAGATCGTGACACTGGCATTTCCCTGTATGCGCAAATCGCTGAAGTATTGGAGCGTGATTATGTACGGCAGGGTTCGGCTGGGGACAAACTACCTTCCGAAGGTGAATTGGCTGCGCGCTTTGGCGTGAATAGACACACCTTGCGCAGAGCGGTTGACGAGTTAATCACGGTAGGTCTGCTTGAACGCCAACATGGTGTAGGAATTTTCATTACCGATCAGTTGTTGGACTACCGGGTGGGGAAAAACACTCGATTCACTCAAACCCTCACCGATATTGGTATTTCTACAGATACCAGAGTCATCAGAAAAATGGTCGCCCCCGCATCAGTCGGAGTTGCAAGAAATTTGTCGCTTGGAACCGATGATCACGTGCTGTGGATAGAGACATTGCGTTTGGCTGGTGGCGTTCCATTCTGTGTGATATCTCACTTTCTTCCCGTACACCCATATAAAGAATTACTCAGCGAGTATCAGGATGGATCGTTGCATGACTTGTTGTCCACTCGCTGTGGGAAACTCCATCGGACCGAGAGTCTCGTCACTGCAGTACTTCCCCAAGGTGACGACGCGAAACTCCTTGGCATCACCCAAAATCGCCCTGTGCTTAGGGTAAAGAGTTTGAACGTGCTTGATGCGGATAACACTCCTGTCGAGTACGCCATCACCCGGTTCCGCGCAGACCGTATCCAACTGCGCATTACTCCCTGA